The sequence CAATCATGGACATATGACCACAGTTTGGGATTTCAACGACATTATTGCCTTGACATTGGAATAAATGATGAAAACTGGCTAAATGTCCCACATATTTGGGCTCCATGATCAGATCTTTTTCTCCCGCCACAAAATAGACAGGTTGCTTCAGTTGGGAAACCAATTGCGGGAGGCGATGCACTTCTTCCTCTGTGGTTGATTCTAATAATGATCCGACTGCAGCGATCGCGTCGGCTTTCACAAAATCCATCACTCGTTGACGACCCCAGTGACGGGCTAGGGGTTTCGCGACCATGGCACGAGTAAACAGGACATCAATCAGAGGAATATAGGGAAGCCACTGGGGTCGATATTTGATTAATTTTTGTCCTGCTTGACGAAACCGATCAAACTCTTCTTTGAGATATACCCCACCCCCTGCATTGAGACAGATTACCCCTTCTACTTGTTCTTCACAACAGTGAGCAGCCCACAGCGCGATACTCCCCCCCAGAGAGTGACCCACTAACCAGGCTTTTTGAATTTCCAGTTCTTCTAACAGGGTTTTGATGTCATCTGCATAACTCAATAAGCTATATTCATTTTTTTGAGAACTGCTGGCTTGGGAGTCACCAAATCCGCGCAGGTCGTAGCACAGACAAGAATAATTAAGAGAAAGTTTTTGGACTAAAGGCTGCCAATATTGACGACTGAGTAACCAACCGTGAATTAAAACCAGAACTGGCGCATCAGTTTGCGTTTGAGCAGGAAGAAAATCATAGGCGTGAGTTACACCAGAAATATCGATTGAGGGCATAGTTACTGATGTCAACAGTGAGTCTCATCAAGGATCAGGCAGACACAGGACGGATCTGCTTTCTTGGGTTTACAAAACAGCTAACCTTTTTATTATCTTAACTTAGATTTCAGGGATCATAAGGCTTGTTGCCAGTGAATCATCCCTGATGAAACAGAAAATATAGCGTTTCTGAGTCCGTTACCGTACAGCAGTGACCCGTTCCCAAACAACGAAGAACCAAGAACCCAGAACAAATATGTTATGATTTTTAACAGGCTTTTCGAGAAAAAGCTCACTGATTGTAGGGCTTGTCCCCAGTTGGAAACTGACAAATAAGCGACTCGCAGACCGCATGGCATTTTGGAAAAGTTTATTTAATAATAGCTCAAACGCGATCGCGCCTTCATCAACTTCATCAGAGGAAGAGACTTTGCTAAAAAAGGGTGAGACGCAACAAGATACCAAAATTCTTTTTAGTACAACTCGCTCCATTGATTTATACGAATTGGAAGAACTGTGTGATGCTGTTGGGTGGTCTCGTCGCCCCCTGCGGAAAGTGCGTAAAGCAATGCAACACAGCTTTTTAGTGGTATCAATGTGGGAAGAAAAAGGAGCAAGCCGACGTTTAATCGGGTTTGCTCGGGCGACTTCTGATCATGCCTTTAACGCAACGATCTGGGATGTAGTGGTTCATCCCCAAGCCCAAGGAAAAGGGTTAGGTAAAGCTCTGATGAACTATATGATCAAACGTTTGCGCCAAGAGGATATTAGCAATATTACCCTGTTTGCCGATGCAGGGGTTGTCCAATTTTACAATCGTTTGGGCTTTGTTCCTGATCCAGAGGGGATTAAAGGGATGTTTTGGTATCCAGATTAAATATTTCTTCTTCAAAAATTCCCAATTTTGCTTAACCTGAGTTATAATATCTGAGGACTACATTAACGGGATGTAGCGCAGCTTGGTAGCGCGCCTGCTTTGGGAGCAGGATGTCGTAGGTTCAAATCCTGCCATCCCGATTACACAAAATCCAGTCAGAGAGCCATCTGTAAGGGAACACGAGACTGAAAGTTTCAGCTTATGCCCAGATTGTAGCTGGGTTTGGTAATGGGTAGCCTAAGCCTCTTGCTGTATATGTTCCATAGCGGTTAGAGGACGCATCAAATAACGGCTAAACTCAATCAGCCGTTATTTCTGATGGTTCTGAAAAGGGGGTTAACCAACTCTTGGAACATGATCGATTTGAGCGTAACCACTAAAGACAAGAGCCTTTCCTTGGGTTTCGAGACGGTTGATACGCATTTTCACCCCATCGAGATTAAACCGATCTAAATCAATCATGTTATTTAGAATCTCTCCAAGGACTTCTGTGAGCTTTTCACTGGTTGCGCGATGCTCTTGTGGGACATGATCTGCTTGAAACTGAACGTTTTTAAATAAGAGTTTCCGTCTCCGCTCTAAGCCAAGGGTACAAATGAGACTCACAGGAATCACTCCAGCTTGTCCTAAGTTAGCATTTGCCTCGAGTTGGACTTGATTTTGCGCCAATAACGTTAAACTAATGTCAGTAAACGAAACGGGATCGCCGTTAGACAACTCAGTTAAACTTTCCGCAGTGAGGTTTTCTAGGCGTTTTCTCACTAATTCTGCTTTGAAGGCAGTGTTGATGTCTTCTTCTAACAGTTTAACTTGCGCGATCGCCTGTGTGGGCTGTTTTAGGGCGATTTTACCTTTTAAGGCTGAACTAAAGTTAATAGCAACGGCATCGGTTTCAAACCACATTTCCTCAGTGCGAAACGCTTTCCGAATAACTAACCCTTTCCCACTCATATCAAAGCTATCAATACTCCCCTGCAAAAGTTTGCTGGAGGGATGACAGCGTACCTTCACCTTTAAATCATCACAGCGCGTAAACAGGTGGCGAAGAGTATTCGTTGCAACACTATTGAGAAGATTTTCTCCCCAATCACTACCCTTATTTTGAAAATCGGCTAAGCCACCAATCATGAAAACCTCCGTTGTGAAAACTAAAATTGTACAGAAGCTGTTATTGACATCTGTACAAGACAGGAAAGGAACAATGTCTATGCGCGTTTTTCACGGTAGTAAAAACAGGCTTTTTGGTTAGAAATCCTGTCAAAACTATGTTTAAGGGCGCTGAGTCCTCACCAAATTGCACTTGAGCTTTAAATTTGAGAGTCCCTTCTGTTGTAACAAAATATTAAGCAGACGGCAATCGATCTTGATAAAAACCTTAAATCGGTTTGATGAGACTTTTCAATCAGGTTGAGACCTCAGAGGAGTTTTAAGAGTCATTACGGTTGGCAAAGCAGGGACTCCCTAATCGTGGTATTGGTAAATATGAGAGGCTAAAGTCCTTGCTCAGTTTAGCTTGATCAGTTTGTAATCAATTGGGAGGGGAAATGGAACTATGCTTAACAAAATTTTGCTAGCAGATTCGGGTACGGGACATTCGGAAGAAATGTTGCAGTATTTGTTAGAACTGCCATCTTTGAAAAATGCTTCGATTACGATTTTGCACGTTGTTCCCCCACAAACAACCAGTGAAGCAATGATGGAAAAATGGGAAGAAGGGGGAAAAGTTGTTGCTGGGGCGATCCAACGGATGCACCTTGATCCAACGCAAGTTTCGACAGTTTTACGTCAAGGTGACCCAAAAACAACGGTTTGCGAAATCGCCGAAGAAATGGAAGCTGACCTGATTATTATGGGGTCACGGGGCTTAAAACGTTTAGAGTCCATTTTAGAAAACTCTGTTAGTCAATACGTTTTTCAACTGTCCACACGCCCGATGTTGCTGGTGAAAGATGATATTTATGTAACGCGGTTAAAACGGATTATGGTGGCTGTGGATCAGTCGGCTGATTCTCAGTATTGTTTGGAGTTAGCCTTGTTCCTGTTAAGAGATATTCCTTCTGGTCAGTTGTTACTGGTACAGGTTGATCCTTCAATGGAGAAAAATGAGGTGCTATCTGGTGAGGAAGCTAACAAAACTGCTGTTCTTACCCCCGCGATCGAGCAAGCCAAACGACAAGGGGTCAACTACAAAGGGATCGTCACTGGGGGGAAACCAGGGCCAACTTTATGTGAACTCGCAGAAGAAAACAAGGTTGATTTATTGATGCTGGGCTCTCCAGAACGTCGTCCTACAGTTGCTAGAAGTTTACCCGATTTAGATCGGTTATTGGGAACTTCCCTGTCTGACTATGTTCGAGTTTATGCTAACTGTCCTGTGTTATTAGGGCGCAGAGTGGATTAATAAGCAATCATTGGTCTATAACTCCTGTCAAGCTAGAGTTTGACGGGAGCTTTGATCATCCTTAACGATTTCGCATCTGAAAGTATTCTGAAGAATTTAGAACTTGGCTCAAATCTATTAGGGCGAACGATGGGACTCGAACCCACGAATGGCGGAACCACAATCCGCTGCCTTAACCACTTGGCTACGCTCGCCATAATTTACTCAAATTATTCTAACATGGTAGGCACAAGGGGTGTCAACCCAGTTGCGATTTTCAACGGAGATTTTATGAAACTCAAACCTTGGGAAATTAGCATTCTTATTAGTAGTATTGCAGTTCTTGGTGTGGGAAGTGCCATGGCAATAACTAATCCTCGCCGTCAAGCCTACCAAACCTATGCAGCAGAAAAGATGAGTGTTTATATCAAAGAAGAAGTTTGTGCAGATGCTCCGAAAACCTTAGGCGATTTTTTAGAACGTCAATGTAATAAACTCGTTGATAGCGGACAAAAGCCACTGCAAGAGATGATTGCAGAATCCACAGAGAGGCACAACTATTTTTTATTTAGTATTTACGAAACCAATTTATCTGTGATGACAGGCTTACCAAGCTACCAGTTTAAAACTATTGGTGCTTTTCAGAACTTTTGGACTTATGAAAGTCAAAAACAATAAGCCTTTAAATCGTTTCCTCTTCCACTTCTGAGAAACAAACTTGATTCAGATCGAGGTAA comes from Halothece sp. PCC 7418 and encodes:
- a CDS encoding alpha/beta fold hydrolase, which translates into the protein MPSIDISGVTHAYDFLPAQTQTDAPVLVLIHGWLLSRQYWQPLVQKLSLNYSCLCYDLRGFGDSQASSSQKNEYSLLSYADDIKTLLEELEIQKAWLVGHSLGGSIALWAAHCCEEQVEGVICLNAGGGVYLKEEFDRFRQAGQKLIKYRPQWLPYIPLIDVLFTRAMVAKPLARHWGRQRVMDFVKADAIAAVGSLLESTTEEEVHRLPQLVSQLKQPVYFVAGEKDLIMEPKYVGHLASFHHLFQCQGNNVVEIPNCGHMSMIEQPEQVTLILEEILSNCDQQLVDGTIN
- a CDS encoding GNAT family N-acetyltransferase, producing the protein MAFWKSLFNNSSNAIAPSSTSSEEETLLKKGETQQDTKILFSTTRSIDLYELEELCDAVGWSRRPLRKVRKAMQHSFLVVSMWEEKGASRRLIGFARATSDHAFNATIWDVVVHPQAQGKGLGKALMNYMIKRLRQEDISNITLFADAGVVQFYNRLGFVPDPEGIKGMFWYPD
- a CDS encoding DUF2993 domain-containing protein, whose protein sequence is MIGGLADFQNKGSDWGENLLNSVATNTLRHLFTRCDDLKVKVRCHPSSKLLQGSIDSFDMSGKGLVIRKAFRTEEMWFETDAVAINFSSALKGKIALKQPTQAIAQVKLLEEDINTAFKAELVRKRLENLTAESLTELSNGDPVSFTDISLTLLAQNQVQLEANANLGQAGVIPVSLICTLGLERRRKLLFKNVQFQADHVPQEHRATSEKLTEVLGEILNNMIDLDRFNLDGVKMRINRLETQGKALVFSGYAQIDHVPRVG
- a CDS encoding universal stress protein, with the protein product MLNKILLADSGTGHSEEMLQYLLELPSLKNASITILHVVPPQTTSEAMMEKWEEGGKVVAGAIQRMHLDPTQVSTVLRQGDPKTTVCEIAEEMEADLIIMGSRGLKRLESILENSVSQYVFQLSTRPMLLVKDDIYVTRLKRIMVAVDQSADSQYCLELALFLLRDIPSGQLLLVQVDPSMEKNEVLSGEEANKTAVLTPAIEQAKRQGVNYKGIVTGGKPGPTLCELAEENKVDLLMLGSPERRPTVARSLPDLDRLLGTSLSDYVRVYANCPVLLGRRVD
- a CDS encoding DUF4359 domain-containing protein; this translates as MKLKPWEISILISSIAVLGVGSAMAITNPRRQAYQTYAAEKMSVYIKEEVCADAPKTLGDFLERQCNKLVDSGQKPLQEMIAESTERHNYFLFSIYETNLSVMTGLPSYQFKTIGAFQNFWTYESQKQ